One window of Oscillatoria salina IIICB1 genomic DNA carries:
- a CDS encoding DUF2267 domain-containing protein codes for MSATGLSVFDETVQKTNIFVNEVAKELNLDKDKAFRGLRIVLHKLRDRIPVNEAVDLGSQLPIFLAGFYYESWKPAATPTKERSQEAFFDSIESTYQSQNLEPDVEIEKLVRAVFKVLSKQVNSGEIKDVVSIMPAELKELFPQAVRA; via the coding sequence ATGAGTGCGACAGGCTTGTCTGTATTTGACGAAACTGTACAAAAGACGAATATTTTTGTCAACGAAGTCGCAAAAGAACTTAACCTGGATAAGGATAAAGCTTTTCGAGGACTAAGGATAGTTTTGCATAAATTGCGCGACCGAATTCCAGTTAACGAAGCAGTTGACTTGGGTTCGCAATTGCCAATTTTCCTAGCTGGATTTTACTACGAAAGTTGGAAACCTGCGGCTACTCCGACAAAAGAACGCAGCCAAGAAGCATTTTTCGACAGCATCGAGTCAACTTATCAAAGTCAAAATCTCGAACCCGATGTAGAAATCGAAAAATTGGTTCGCGCTGTTTTCAAAGTCTTGTCTAAGCAAGTCAATTCCGGAGAAATAAAAGATGTCGTCTCGATTATGCCAGCCGAGTTAAAAGAACTTTTTCCTCAAGCAGTAAGAGCCTAA